Genomic DNA from Bryobacter aggregatus MPL3:
GGCCATGCGCGCGCCGGAGCCGGGAGGAGTGGCTGTAAAGGTAATTTCCTGGCCCGGCTTTGCTGCCAGGCTGCGGAATTCCGCATCGTTTTTTGCTGGCGAAGCGTCGCCTGGGCGGAAACTGGCCGTCGCAGGATCGTAAAGATAGCTCATTCGCTGGTCGCCGATCACCAGATTTGCGACCACGTCGCATTCCGTCGCCGCTCCCGGCAACGCCTTGGACCGGAAGGGTGCTGCCGCGCGAGCCAACAGCAGATCGATCCGCGGGCCTGCCGTGGCGCGATTGCGGGCGTCGAGCGTGATCTGCTGGCCGACGATTGGTGCGAGGTCGCTGTCAAAGGCGAGCATAAACCGTTCCATGTCGCGGCGTGCCCCATCCGGATCTTTCTGCGGAAAGCCGGAGTTGCTGGTGGGCGCAAAGACTGAGGCGGTGAAGAAGCGAAATAGCGTATCTGTGCCTCCATCGCCGGTGAATCCAAAGCCGCGAATCTGATCGCCCATCGGACCGCTATCGGTTGCGTCGTAGAAGGACACTGAGGGGGTGCCAAACATGCCGACTTTGGCATAGAGGTTTCGCAGATGCGGGATCTTTACCACTTGCGTAAGATTCTCAAAACTCTGTTTGCCGCCGGTGCCAAAGAATCCCTGCCCGGCATCGAGGGTATGGCAGCCGTTACAACTGAAGGAAGTCTGTCCAATGGCCTGGGTGATCAATGCGGGCAGGACGATTCCATCGGAAGGCCTGGCCCCCAGATAGAAATCGCGGCCTCGCTTCTCTGCTTCTGTCAGCGAATTGTCGAGGCGGCGAATCGGATTCGGCGGTGGGAGCACCTGGAGCTGGAAATCGGCGAAAGCCTCCATTTCCTCGGGCGAGGGCATCTCTGCGCTTCCGAGCAGTCCTTGGAAGGCGACGATGAAATTCTTGAAAGAGAGTTTTGCGTCGAAGGCATCGGTCCCCATCGGGCCGGTGGATCGATCGCCGCGCCAATGCATCGCGCCTGAGTGCCGCAGTCCGCGCAAGGTCTGCGTCGCAAAGGGACCCTTCATCGGGTGAAAGTCCTCCACGCGATTGCTGCCATTCAACGCGGATGGAATCAGGGGCGCACCCAGCGCCAGCGTCAAGTTCACAAAGCCGCCCAGATTCACCGGAATCGGACTTTTGCTGACCGTGTCATCCGGATTGCCCAGATCCCAGGCCAGGTCGTCCATGTCTCCGAAAGCATGGCAACTGGCGCAAGCTGCTTCGCCGTTTCCGGAAAAGCGGGTTGCGTCATAGAGCATGGGCCGGCCCTTGACGATCGAGGGGGCTTCGGGATTCGCCATCGCGACCGCGGCCACTTCCTTCCGGGTGGCAAGATCGATCACTTTCAGCGAATCATCGAATCGCGTCATCACATAGAGCTGGCCGCGTGCCTCATCGAGGACTACCCCTGCCGGTCCGCCGCCGCTGAGTGAAATATAGTTCGCACTGGCAATCTGCGGATCAAAGCTATTGTCTTCGAGTGACGCTGTATCAAAGACGCCGATCTTGCTGGAACCATAGGCCGCGAGATAGAGCGTCTTGCCGTCGGAACTGACGGCCATGTCGAGAGGTGTCGAAAGACTAGCCTCCTTCGCCTTGGGATCGAAGTCCGGCGAGCCAGCCAGTTTGCTGTAGTCGATGTGCTTGTTGAGATGGCGAGACTCGACGGTGTCGTTTGTGAGGATGCTGATGCGGGTTTCGGCAAGATGACCCTGTACGGTCTGGCCTGCAAAGAGGCCCGGACCTTCAAAGCGCCGGTGGTTCATCGATTCCGTATTGGAGACATAGACCTTGCCGCTCGCCGGATTCACCGCCATGTTGTACAGTGTGGTCCCCACATGGGCAAAGGCCAGGGTCTGGGTGAGCGTATTGGCATCCATTGCAAAAGCGTCCGTGTCGGGTAGTGTGAAGCGTACGGAATCGTCCCAATTCCGTTGCAGTTCGTCCTCCCAGTGTCCGCTCTCACGGTTGTACTTGACGATCAGGCTGACCTCGGGGGCGGGCTCGCCCTTTGCGTTGGTTGCTGGTCCAGGATTGCCGCCGGGGCTTACCGTACCATCCTTCAGCGTGCAGGGCTCATTTGGCTGGAAGCCCTGGCAGATGCGGCCTTGCAGCACTGTTGTCGTTTGATTCCCGGTCCTGAAGCCAGCGACATAAACGGTGTTCCGATCCGGACTCACGGCCAGGGCGCGTGGGGTATCAGTAAAGAAGCTTAGAATCTGCAGAGGCTTCTCGCTGGCATCTCCGGCGTCGAAGACCCAGACATCGGCGCGCGGCACGCCGGGAGTTGTCAGTTGTGAATCGCCTGCGCCGGGCACCTCGGCCAGTGCCGGGTCTTCCCGATGCTGCCCGCGATGCGCGGTGCTGATAAAGGCGCGCAGTGGCGTTCCGGCGAATACGATATCGCGCGGTTCATCACCCACTTGGAGGGTGCGCACCACATGTGGGATTCCTTCGAGGCTGACCACGCTGACGCTATCGGAGAGGTGATTCACCACCCAGACTTCTGTACTGCCGCGCAAGGCCAGGGCAACGGGTTCCAGTCCTACTGGTACGGATCCAGTGCGTGACGGGGTCCCGGTGCTGAGGTCAAAAATCTCAAGGGTGGCGTTCGGGATGTTGACGGAGAAGAGCGTGTTGCCATCGGCGGACATGGCTAGGGGACGAACCGGACCACTCTCGAAGGCGACAAAGGCCGGTCCTGGAGAGGCCGCAGAGACAGCTTTACGCCAGCTCAAGATGGCAAGAGAGAGAGAAACCGCGAGCAGTATGAGTCGAAGCACCACTCAGAGTGTAGCGTTGCGTGCGAGCGAAATGTCTAAGTGGTGATGACCCTTCAGAATAAGCAAATCCTGCTCGCAGCGCGTCCGACCGGCTTTCCGAAGGGCAGCGACTTCCGCCTTGTCACAACGCCGGTGCGGCCCTTGGAAGAGGGAGAGGTGCTTGTGAAGGCGATCTATCTTTCCGTCGATCCCTACATGCGAGGGCGGATGAGTGAGGAGGAATCGTATGCCGCACCCGTCGCCCTCGGCGCCGTGATGACTGGCGCAGCGGTGGGTGTGGTCTTAGATTCCAAAGACATAAACTATCCCTGCGGCACTTATCTTGCCGGTGAGTTTGGTTGGCAGGAGTACTTCATCGGAAAAGCAGCTTCGCTGCGCCTCGTGGATCCCGATCTGGCGCCGCTTTCGACTGCGCTGGGTGTTCTGGGGATGACGGGTCTCACCGCGTACTTCGGCCTGCTTGAAATTGGTGAGCTCAAACACGGTGAGAGTGTTGTGATCTCGGGGGCCGCCGGCGCTGTCGGTTCGATCGCCGGACAGATCGCGAAACTGTACCACTGCAGCGTAGTCGGCATTGCCGGCACAGAAGACAAGCTTGCCTATATCACGGAAGAACTCGGCTTTGATGCTGCTTTCAACTACAAGACCACGCGGGATTACAGCGCGAAGCTCAAAGAACTTTGTCCCAAAGGTATCGACGTCTATTTCGATAACGTGGGCGGCGCGATTACCGATGCGGCGATTCCCCTGTTGAACCTGCACGGCCGCGTGCCGGTTTGCGGACAGATCTCACAATACAATCTTGAGGAACCTGAACTTGGTCCTCGCTGGTTGCACCACCTGATTATCAAGCGTGCGAAGGTGCAAGGCTTTCTGGTGCGCGATTTTGCTGCGAAGTTTCCCAAGGCGCTCCAGCAACTGGGCCAGTGGTATGGGGAAGGGAAGTTGAAGTTCCCTGAACAGATTGCTGAAGGGGGAATTGAAGCGGCGCCGGCCGCCTTCATCGGCATGCTCCACGGGGAGAATCTGGGCAAGCAACTGGTGCGCATTGCCCCGGAGTTGCCTTCACCCGCCTTGATGCAATAGCGTTGAGTGGTGATTTCCAGCATTCTCCTCCTGATGGCGCTCGCCCAAGAGCCCGTTGCCCTCTACCCAGCGACAGGTGTTTTCACCAACGATCTCGATCATCCCAGCTTTACGCCTTATCTGGCGGAGAAGGGCAAGGCTAGCGGCGCTGCCGTGATCGTCTGCCCTGGGGGCGGTTACCAGAATCTCGCGATGGATCACGAAGGGGTTCAGATTGCCCGCTGGTTGAACTCGCTCGGTGTGCATGCCTTCGTGCTGAAATACCGTCTCGGGCCGCGCCACCACCATCCGGCCATGCTCAACGATGTGAGCGAAGCCTTCAAAATCGTGCGCAGCCGTTCGACGGAATGGGGTGTCGATCCGAAGCGGGTTGGAGTTTGGGGCTTCAGTGCCGGTGGCCATCTTGCCTCGACCATCTCCACACACTTCACCCCCGAAACACGCCCGGATTTCGCAATCCTCAGTTATCCGGTGATCACCTGCACCGAATCCTGGAAGCACAAGGGCAGCTGCAAGAACTTACTTGGCAGTGACACGCCCGACCCCAAACTTGCCGAACTGATGAGTAACGAGAAGCAGGTGACCAAGGACACTCCGCCCACCTTCCTCTTCCACACCACCGACGACCAGGCCGTGCCCGTTGAAAATGCTCTCGCCTATTACAGCTCGCTCCGCAAGAACGGAGTTGAGGTCGAGATGCACATCTTCGAGCATGGCCGTCATGGCGTTGGGCTGGCGCCCGGCGATTGGGTGCTCAGTTCCTGGGCCGATTTGCTGGCGAAGTGGCTTGTTCGCCACGGCGTTACAAAGTAGGACGCTGGCCGAGGAAGAGATGCAGTCCGGATTTGCCCGGCGCTGCAAAGTCGAGTAGTCCGTCGCCATTCAAGTCGCCAACGGGCATCTGCATGCCGGTGCCCGTGCGACTGGAATAGTCGATCACGTGCTTGGTCCACTGCACCTTACCGCTGGGTTCGCGGACAAACTCATACCAATAGATGCCGAGAGGCTCGCGTTCGCCCGGGTCCCGGCCATTGTGGGCCATGAAGCGCTTGCCGGTGAGGAAGTCGGGCTGGCCGTCTTTGTTCAAATCGACTTTCACCACGGTATGCGCTTGCGACCAGGAATCGTCAATCATCCGCATCTCAAAGGTGCCGCCTGTGTTCTGTTCCAGCCAGAAGAAGCCGTAGTCGTGTGCGTTGCCTGCGACAATATCCATCCGGCCATCGCCATTGATGTCCTCGACATGGATCAAGCTCAGCGACTTGAGCGGAGGAAAGTCGCGGTGGAGCCGCCAATTCTCTTCCTTTGGATTGGCCGGCGCTTCGAGCCAACCCTCGGGCGTGATAATGTCCGTCCGCCCATCTTTGTTGAGGTCCCCGGCTCCGATGCCATGACCCAGATTCATCGGGCTGGCGACATGCTTTACCCACTTGCCGTTCTCGAGTCCGTACCAGGCTGTCGGCACTTTCCCACCGAACTGCGGCAGGATCTCTCGAGCCTTCCCATCGTTGTCAAGATCCACCAGGAAGAAAAACTCGACCGAGCCGCCAATGTCGATCACTGTCTCTTCCCACTTGCCGCCGCTCTTTCCTGGGTTACGATACCAACTCAGTTTCTTTGAGAAGTAGGTGCCGGTAATGATGTCGATGTTTCCGTCGCCATCGACATCCAGCGGCAAGTCGGTAAAGGCGTCGATATAGAAGTTGTCGTATTCGAGCGAGCGGAATTGCGTCTTCTTCCAGGTCGGATTCGCATACCAGTATTCGCCACAGACAATGTCGAGTTTGCCGTCGCCATTGATATCGGCGAAGGTGGCGGTCTCCGCCGATCCCCCATCCAAAAAAGTCTTTGTAAACGGCATTTCCGCCGGACGGCGTCCCGCCATCAGCAATGTCATCCCAGCCAGGGCTGCGACACAGAATTTAATGTTCATCGATCTTGCACTCCGGATATTCCGCCAATACCTGGTTTCCCAGATATCCCAACTCTTCCACCAACCCAGCCTTGGACGTGTAATAGCCATCGGCGGTCATATTCTTTGCGACGCGGAAGAACCGCTGTTCCATCGTCTTCACTTCGCCGCGGTCCACCTGCGCGCAAAGCGGCTCAAGGATCGCCAGTTGCTGCTTCTCCCCGAGCTTCAGGAAGTCTTTCCCGGCAAGCCAGGCCAAGCCATCGGTGTAGAGTTTCTGATGCTCCGCATTGTTGCGCACCACCAGATCAATATAGTTTGGCACCCGGGCTGCGGTTGCTCCCGGAACGATCAGTTCCGCCACACGGCTGAGAACCTGAAACTGTTCGGGCCGAAAGAATTGCGGCGGCCCGGCATCGGCCGTATTGGCCGGCGCCGGATGCTGGTGTTGTCCGTATAGCTCATCCCCGGCAAACGGAAACGCGCATTGCAATCCGATGGTTCCGATGATCTTGATTGTCTCGCGACGGCCGTCCCCATAGGCATTCTCGGGCATTAGACTTCTCTCCTTTTGAAACGGTCGATCAGATGTTCGGCGGTCCGTGCGGACAAGGCCATGAAGGTGTGGGTGGGATTCTTCTCCGAAGAGGAAGGCAGAATGTTGCCGCCCAGGGTATAGAGATTCGCGACATCATGGGTGCGCCCATAGCTATCGGTCACGCTCTTACGCGGGTCCTTGCCCATGATGGTTCCCCCATGTTCATGATTGGGCCGCGGCTCCTGGTACACCTGATGGATCTCCGCGCCGGCGGCCTCGAGAATCGCAACCGATTGCCGCTGCATATCGCGAAACAGCTTCATGTCATTCTCATTCCAATAGAGGTAACGCCGTACCTCCGGTAGCCCGAACTTGTCCTTCTTCGCCGGATCGAGATCAACATAGCTCTTCTCGTCCGGGGTCTTCTCACCATAGGGAGAAAAGACAAAATAAGACGGATAGCGTTCCTTGACAGCGGCTTTGAGCGATTGACCCATCCCCGGCAAATTGCGCGCCCAGCCCACGCTGCGCCGGTTCTGATAGTTGAACTGCGCGCCCCAACTGCGGGCATAATCGCGCTTGCGAGTGTGCATGAAGCTAGGCAGATAGGCATGATCGAGAAAGCCCTCATCGTTGACGACCGGTTTCCCCTTCATTGCAGTCAGGAAGGCTTCGACGCCGCCCGTGAAGTGCGGCATGAAGTCGCGTCCCAGACGTCCTGAGGAGTTTGCCAGTCCAGTTGGATAGCGCGACGATTTCGATTGCAACAGCAGCGACACATTCTGGACGCAGGCGGCGGCTAGCACGACAATCTTGCCGTGCACCTCGCCGGGCTGCAGTGTCGTGCGATTCAGGAACTTGACGCCAGTGACGCGGTTCTCGCTGTTTACCGGAATGTCATAGACGACGCTATCCATCTGCAGCGTGATCTTGCCGGTCTTCATCAGCGGACGCATGTGGCCGTCCCAGGAGTTGTACTTGGCCGCGACATCGCAGCCGGCCATGCAGTTGCCGCAATAGTGGCAAGCCGGGCGTCCAAACTTCGGGCGGGTGAGCGTACTCTTGCGGACATGGATCACCTTCATGCCCAGCTTGGCCGCGCCGCGTTGGATGTAGAGGTCGGAGCACTTCATTGGCGCGGGGGGCAGAAAGATGCCATCGGGCAAATCCTCAAGACCGTCAAGGTTCCCGCAGACGCCCACTTCGCGCTCGATGCGCTCATAATAGGGCGCCAGATCCTGGTACTTGATCGGCCAGTCATAGCCGACACCCTCGCGCGTGTAGCCTTCAAAGTCGCGTGGACCAAAGCGCCAAGCCACTGCATTCCACAGCATCGATTTGCCGCCGAGCCCGCGCGAGCGCTCGGTATCGAAGCCGGGTTTGTTGTTCCGCATTTTGGGGATGGCGCGATTCGGAAACTCGAAGGGCATCGCATGGGTGTTGAAATCCGTGCGCGTCTCCACTTTCGGGCCGCCTTCCACCACGCAGACATTCACGCCTGCTCTGGCCAGGTGAGCTGCGGCGGTACCCCCGCAAGCCCCCGAGCCGACAATCACCACATCATAGACTTCTTTCGCCATTTGGGTCTTCATCCTATCGCAATCTTTAGGACGATGAGCTCTTTTGGCTCTCCGTGGCGCTTGTTGAAAGAAGGGCTTACACTGCAGAGCAAACATGTCTAGATTTCTTCCGATCCTCCTTCTCCTCGTCACCGCTCTGGGCGCGCAACGGAGAGACGGTATCGTCAAGCGCGACCTGATCCTGGCGCCGAACGAAGTGGACTATCAGAGTTCCGTCCGCGTCCCTCGTGGCTATGCGGTGATCGTGGGCGTGAGCCGCTATGCGAACCTACCGGCTGAAGCGCAACTGCGCTTCTCCGAAAGTGACGCACGAAATGTTTACCAGACCGTCATTTCACGCGAAGGCGGCCAGATCGAACCGGAGAACGTCAAAACGCTCTTCGGCGCAGATGCGACGAAGGCAAATATCACCAAGGCGATCGAGGAGTGGCTACCCAGCGTTGCCCAGGAGGACGATCGTGTCATTGTCTTCTTTGCCGGCCACGGCTTTGTCTACCAAGGCAAAGGCTATCTGGCTCCCTACGACTTCTCCTTTGAACACACCGCCGACACCGGTTATGACATGGCGCGCCTGGGCGATGTCCTGGCAAATAAAGTCAAAGCTCGCAACAAGATCTTGCTGACCGATGCCTGCCATTCCGCAAAGATTCTGCCCGGCCTCAGTTCCAAGCAGATCAACGATCAGTTCAAGATGCTTCCCGGCAATTTCTTTACGCTCGCCTCAAGCCGCGAGGCGGAATCGAGCTACGAGGATCCTGATCTCGCCAATGGTTCCGGTGTCTTCGCCTACTTCCTGGTGCAAGGTTGGAAGGGGCAAGCCGATGTCGATCCGGAAGATGGCATTGTCACTGCCGATGAGCTGGTGCAGTATGTGCGCAGCCAGGTGCGTCAATACGTCAAGGCGCGTGGCAACTCGCAGAATCCTCAGGAAAGCGGCAACTTTCCGGCGGACATGACGCTCGGCTTTTTGCCGCAACGCCGCGAAAAGGTTAAAAACAACGCGGCTCCGGCCAAGGACGGCACCATCATCGTTACCACCAACCTCGAAGATGTCGAGGTCTATGTGGATGGGAACCGGATCGGGAAAGTGGGCGCTTCGAAGAAGCTGGTGATCCCGGGCCTGTCGAATGGGGAGCATGAGGTGCGCGGAGAGCGCCAAGGCTATGATCCGGCGTTGCGGATGGTGACGGTCCGCCCCGGTCAGGAGATTACCGTCGATCTCCGTATCCAGTTCCAACGGCGGATCGGCGAGGCGGCCAAGCAGGAGTTTCAAAAAGGGCAGGCCATCTATGCACGCCGGAAGAGCAGTGCGGAACTCCAGTCGGCAGCTGAAGATTTTAAGAAGGCCCTGAAGCTCGAACCGAAGTACAGCGAGGCCGCCGAGTACCTCTGTCTCACCGAGCAAGTGCTCGGACACACAATGGAAGCGGTGAAGGCGTGTAAAAAAGCCGTGGAACTCACGCCTGACGGCACTGAATTCCGTACCTATTACGCCTCGGTGCTCACCGAGATGGGCGATTCGAGTGAAGCCATCCGCCAACTCACCAGCGTGCTCGAACGGGATCCGAAGCGAGCGGAGGCCTATGTCATGCTCGGCGACGCCTATCTGTTTGCACAGGACTTCCAGAAGAGTGAAGCCGCAGCGACAAAGGCTCTGGAACTGAATCCCAAGGACGCCCGCGCTTACCTGTTTCGGGGCGACGCCCGGCGCTTTCAGGAGCGCTACCCCGAGGCGATGGGCGACTATCTCAGCTACCTGCGCATCAATGATTTTCGCGCCCCAGTTAACGAAGTTCTGGGATATTACCTGATTGGAAGTGGCTTGAGCAAGCGGAATGTCGGGCAAAAGAAGGTCCACGAGATCCAACAATGGAGCGCCTGGTTCGGGGTCTGCGATGCGGCTCGTGGCATGGATGAGTATGCCAAGGCCATTTCTGCCTGTGACCGCGCCTTGAAGCTGGATGCCAAGGACGCCGGCACCTATTATTTACTCGGCAAAACCTACACCGAGTGGTTCGACCAGAAGAACACGCGCCAGAATCTGCTGAAGGCCGAAGAGAACATCGCCATGGCGCTTCGTTTGAACCCCGACTTTGAATTCGCCAAGGAAGCCAAGCGGCAACTGGTCGCCATTCGCGAATTAAAAGGCGTCGTGAAATGATCGGCGTCACGATCTGCAGTTTGCCAGCGACAACCAGGGTGCTGAGAAACATTGACACGCTTTGGCTGCCGTTTACGCGTTATCAAGAGATGGACAATTCCCTGGAGATTTGTTGTGAACAGAACTTATAGAATGCTTTGCGCATCTGGCCTGAGTGCGGCCTTGCTGCTGGGCTCGCCGGGAGCGGATCTTCGAAATATCCCCTTCAGTACCGACCATTTGGAAGAATTTATGAACCAAGGGCCCAGTCCGGAGCCTGCCCCCACGGGCTACCGGATTAACATCGCCAAGAGCACGGCGCAGAACAATCTGCGCAAGGGGCGCGCGACGAAAGCTGTTGTTGAAGTGCGGGATCGGAACAACAAACCCGTTGCCGGCATTGCTGTTGTCTTCCTGCTGCCGGGTTCCGGCCCAAGCGGTACTTTTGCGGGAGGCGGCACCAGCCTCACCGTGACGACCAACGCTGCTGGCCAGGCGGTGGCTAGCTACACCCCGAATCAGGTTGCTGGCATGTTCAATCTGACTGTGAACGCGAATCTCAACGGAGTGACCGTTGCGACGGCAAATGTTGCGCAGGCAAATCTCGCGGCAGCAGCCGCTGCGGGTGCTGGGATGAGTGGCACCACCATCGGAATCATCGCCGGAGTCGCTGCCGCAGCGGCTGTCGGCATCGGTGTCGGGATCGCCAATAGCGGGTCTTCTGGATCCCCGGCAACCCCTGTCCCCACCAGCGTTCGCATCATCGGGGGAGGCAATCCTGTCTTTGGACCCACCGCCATCTCCGCCGGAAGGGGGCGCTAACACCATGCGTCGCGTATCTCTTTTGCTCGTAGCAACTGCCGCCTTTGCGGCGAATCAGATGGACGGTCCCTCCTTAGGTTGGATGTGGGACAAGGACTCGAAGAGCCTGCGCCGCCTGGGTGGATTGCCCGGTAGCCTGCGCAATGAGGACGCCCCCGATCTCGGCAGCGGCGTGCAGAATCTGTGGCTCGCACCCGGTCAGGATCAGGCGGTCCTTGCCCGGGAAGGCGGCCAACTGGAAAAGCGAAATCTGCTCACCGGCACGGCCGTTACGCTGGAGTCGGAAGCTCCCGACCGCGTTGTCTTCTCGGCTGATGGAACGCAGGTGGGCCTGTGGTGGAAGGCCGCGGGCCGCTTTGCGCTCTGGGGGCAGACTCCAGTCGATCTCGACGCGAAATCAATTTTGCTTCGTAATGACGGAGAGGCCCTCGTTGTCGATGCCGAAGGTACACTCCGGACGCTGAAAGGCGCCTGGCTCGGCAACTTTGGAGCGGAGTCGGCCATTGCGATGGACGAAGCCCGGCTCTTTGTCGCAGGCCACGGTGCACTCACGATTTTCGATCGCGGTGCGAGTGGATGGGAATTGCGCTCCCGCCGCGAAGACGCGCAGGTCGACACCTGGCGTCAAATTGAAATTGAAACAGACGGCCTCCTGGTGGTTACCGCTGCGGGCGAACTGCAGCGCTGCACTTT
This window encodes:
- a CDS encoding caspase family protein, giving the protein MSRFLPILLLLVTALGAQRRDGIVKRDLILAPNEVDYQSSVRVPRGYAVIVGVSRYANLPAEAQLRFSESDARNVYQTVISREGGQIEPENVKTLFGADATKANITKAIEEWLPSVAQEDDRVIVFFAGHGFVYQGKGYLAPYDFSFEHTADTGYDMARLGDVLANKVKARNKILLTDACHSAKILPGLSSKQINDQFKMLPGNFFTLASSREAESSYEDPDLANGSGVFAYFLVQGWKGQADVDPEDGIVTADELVQYVRSQVRQYVKARGNSQNPQESGNFPADMTLGFLPQRREKVKNNAAPAKDGTIIVTTNLEDVEVYVDGNRIGKVGASKKLVIPGLSNGEHEVRGERQGYDPALRMVTVRPGQEITVDLRIQFQRRIGEAAKQEFQKGQAIYARRKSSAELQSAAEDFKKALKLEPKYSEAAEYLCLTEQVLGHTMEAVKACKKAVELTPDGTEFRTYYASVLTEMGDSSEAIRQLTSVLERDPKRAEAYVMLGDAYLFAQDFQKSEAAATKALELNPKDARAYLFRGDARRFQERYPEAMGDYLSYLRINDFRAPVNEVLGYYLIGSGLSKRNVGQKKVHEIQQWSAWFGVCDAARGMDEYAKAISACDRALKLDAKDAGTYYLLGKTYTEWFDQKNTRQNLLKAEENIAMALRLNPDFEFAKEAKRQLVAIRELKGVVK
- a CDS encoding Ig-like domain-containing protein: MLCASGLSAALLLGSPGADLRNIPFSTDHLEEFMNQGPSPEPAPTGYRINIAKSTAQNNLRKGRATKAVVEVRDRNNKPVAGIAVVFLLPGSGPSGTFAGGGTSLTVTTNAAGQAVASYTPNQVAGMFNLTVNANLNGVTVATANVAQANLAAAAAAGAGMSGTTIGIIAGVAAAAAVGIGVGIANSGSSGSPATPVPTSVRIIGGGNPVFGPTAISAGRGR
- a CDS encoding NADP-dependent oxidoreductase — translated: MTLQNKQILLAARPTGFPKGSDFRLVTTPVRPLEEGEVLVKAIYLSVDPYMRGRMSEEESYAAPVALGAVMTGAAVGVVLDSKDINYPCGTYLAGEFGWQEYFIGKAASLRLVDPDLAPLSTALGVLGMTGLTAYFGLLEIGELKHGESVVISGAAGAVGSIAGQIAKLYHCSVVGIAGTEDKLAYITEELGFDAAFNYKTTRDYSAKLKELCPKGIDVYFDNVGGAITDAAIPLLNLHGRVPVCGQISQYNLEEPELGPRWLHHLIIKRAKVQGFLVRDFAAKFPKALQQLGQWYGEGKLKFPEQIAEGGIEAAPAAFIGMLHGENLGKQLVRIAPELPSPALMQ
- a CDS encoding FG-GAP repeat domain-containing protein; translated protein: MNIKFCVAALAGMTLLMAGRRPAEMPFTKTFLDGGSAETATFADINGDGKLDIVCGEYWYANPTWKKTQFRSLEYDNFYIDAFTDLPLDVDGDGNIDIITGTYFSKKLSWYRNPGKSGGKWEETVIDIGGSVEFFFLVDLDNDGKAREILPQFGGKVPTAWYGLENGKWVKHVASPMNLGHGIGAGDLNKDGRTDIITPEGWLEAPANPKEENWRLHRDFPPLKSLSLIHVEDINGDGRMDIVAGNAHDYGFFWLEQNTGGTFEMRMIDDSWSQAHTVVKVDLNKDGQPDFLTGKRFMAHNGRDPGEREPLGIYWYEFVREPSGKVQWTKHVIDYSSRTGTGMQMPVGDLNGDGLLDFAAPGKSGLHLFLGQRPTL
- a CDS encoding GMC family oxidoreductase, whose protein sequence is MKTQMAKEVYDVVIVGSGACGGTAAAHLARAGVNVCVVEGGPKVETRTDFNTHAMPFEFPNRAIPKMRNNKPGFDTERSRGLGGKSMLWNAVAWRFGPRDFEGYTREGVGYDWPIKYQDLAPYYERIEREVGVCGNLDGLEDLPDGIFLPPAPMKCSDLYIQRGAAKLGMKVIHVRKSTLTRPKFGRPACHYCGNCMAGCDVAAKYNSWDGHMRPLMKTGKITLQMDSVVYDIPVNSENRVTGVKFLNRTTLQPGEVHGKIVVLAAACVQNVSLLLQSKSSRYPTGLANSSGRLGRDFMPHFTGGVEAFLTAMKGKPVVNDEGFLDHAYLPSFMHTRKRDYARSWGAQFNYQNRRSVGWARNLPGMGQSLKAAVKERYPSYFVFSPYGEKTPDEKSYVDLDPAKKDKFGLPEVRRYLYWNENDMKLFRDMQRQSVAILEAAGAEIHQVYQEPRPNHEHGGTIMGKDPRKSVTDSYGRTHDVANLYTLGGNILPSSSEKNPTHTFMALSARTAEHLIDRFKRREV
- a CDS encoding alpha/beta hydrolase produces the protein MISSILLLMALAQEPVALYPATGVFTNDLDHPSFTPYLAEKGKASGAAVIVCPGGGYQNLAMDHEGVQIARWLNSLGVHAFVLKYRLGPRHHHPAMLNDVSEAFKIVRSRSTEWGVDPKRVGVWGFSAGGHLASTISTHFTPETRPDFAILSYPVITCTESWKHKGSCKNLLGSDTPDPKLAELMSNEKQVTKDTPPTFLFHTTDDQAVPVENALAYYSSLRKNGVEVEMHIFEHGRHGVGLAPGDWVLSSWADLLAKWLVRHGVTK
- a CDS encoding gluconate 2-dehydrogenase subunit 3 family protein, with the translated sequence MPENAYGDGRRETIKIIGTIGLQCAFPFAGDELYGQHQHPAPANTADAGPPQFFRPEQFQVLSRVAELIVPGATAARVPNYIDLVVRNNAEHQKLYTDGLAWLAGKDFLKLGEKQQLAILEPLCAQVDRGEVKTMEQRFFRVAKNMTADGYYTSKAGLVEELGYLGNQVLAEYPECKIDEH